The proteins below are encoded in one region of Apium graveolens cultivar Ventura chromosome 4, ASM990537v1, whole genome shotgun sequence:
- the LOC141717742 gene encoding formin-like protein 20 isoform X1, which translates to MALFRRFFYRKPPERLLEISERLYLFDCCFSTNVLGKDEYKSYIGGIIAQLQDYYQDASYMVFNFREGEKRSQVSDLLSQYDMTVMDYPRDYEGCSLLPLEMIYHFLRSSESWLSLEGQQNVLLMHCEKGGWPVLAFMLAGLLLYRKQYTGEQKTLEMVYKQAPKELLHLLSPINPQPSQLRYLQYISRRNLGSSWPPLDSPLALDCIILRVLPLFGGGRGCRPVVRVYGQDPSSTTAGRSAKLLFSTSRNTKHARFYTQEECVLVKLDFHFRVQGDVIIECIHLEDDSVREEMIFRVMFHTAFIRSNILKLNRDEVDVPWDMKVQFPKDFKAEVLFSDADASSIITTNVLAEDEYETEGPLTEEFFEVEEIFSSTDTQVGKGDLDAQIAEEYTVVQGSKSIDDNKSIVWKDDLEPHAFLDCASDDGTPKQDGNRIFNELKAENRVDEMYPAKFVRDKSFTKETKLVTSDMFSSTETETILTDTRDISDNKENEHEKKDGTLKMLERHGLREKTSVGVAGGVCGTSDVTNNVEEGKTNPVETLEKQDSQQKLSADVPKHNYDKSNPPATKKLPTPSSKPAADSGSTKQTFKQQDSPGSVSKQAKTNQVSRWIPSNKGPYTNSNYVVYPPSRYNSAPPVPVPAKDSHIKSNLKPRPSTSFEVMSSPESIFSEVKAKSTANSVQVKAPSSPVLEVSTLNVTPLPPPPSTATFSVSLRATVAQLNSKSPPPPPPPLPPPPAPPPQTPFYIQNEIRPSSIPPSPPLVPHSSTSLHTTSPTLFQPPTSKALLPPPPFSRVSPPPPPPPLLPPFSHDSPTLPPVSVSPSPPPPPPSPLLPFSRAPPLPPPLPCTRALPPPPPPTPPPLHGSSPPPKRGSPPPPPPPPLSSAPPPPPLKRGGPPPAPPPPTRGEVAPPPPPPMCRGPPVPPPPPPPMCRGPPVPPPPPPPMCRGPPVPPPPPLVGSSPPPPPVHGDPPPLQGGPPPPPPPGARGPPPPPGPPRSLGSGPPPPPSFGAKGPVADGRGLASGRGRGLPRPGGMPAPATRRSTLKPLHWSKVTRALQGSLWEELQRNANHHSSSDFDVSEIESLFSATVPKSNRAGDKSDDRRKSPGSKPEKVHLVDLRRANNTEIMLTKVKMPLPDMMAAALAMDESILDADQVENLIKFCPVKEEMELLKNYPGDKENLGRCEQFFLELMKVPRVESKLRVFLFKIQFNSQISDLSKNLKSVFAACDEVRNSVKFKEIMKKILYLGNTLNQGTARGSAVGFKLDSLLKLTDTRATNNKMTLMHYLCKVLASKTPTLLDFHMDLVSLEAASKIQLKTLAEEMQAIIKGLEKVNQEYGASENDGPVSEVFRKSLKEFIIVAETEVASLTNLYSVAGRNADALALYFGEDPARCPFEQVTATLLNFVRMFSKAYDENCKQEELEKKKAQKEIETEKAKEINRTKKIVT; encoded by the exons ATGGCGCTGTTCCGGCGGTTTTTTTATCGAAAACCGCCAGAAAGGCTCCTCGAGATCTCGGAAAGGCTTTACT TGTTTGATTGCTGCTTCTCGACTAATGTACTGGGAAAAGATGAATACAAATCATACATCGGTGGAATTATAGCTCAGCTACAGGATTATTACCAAGATGCTTCGTACATGGTTTTTAACTTTAGAGAAGGGGAAAAGAGAAGCCAAGTTTCAGATTTGTTGTCTCAGTATGATATGACAGTCATGGACTACCCTCGAGATTATGAGGGTTGTTCACTTTTACCCCTAGAAATGATCTACCACTTCTTGCGATCTAGCGAGAGTTGGTTATCTTTGGAGGGCCAACAGAACGTGTTGTTAATGCATTGTGAAAAAGGAGGCTGGCCTGTGCTTGCTTTTATGCTTGCAGGCCTGCTTTTATATCGTAAACAGTACACTGGCGAACAGAAAACCCTTGAAATGGTATACAAGCAAGCTCCAAAAGAACTTCTTCATCTTTTGTCTCCTATAAATCCACAGCCATCACAACTGAGATATCTTCAGTACATTTCCCGGAGAAATTTAGGTTCTAGTTGGCCGCCTTTAGATTCACCTCTTGCTTTGGATTGCATTATTCTTAGAGTTCTACCCTTGTTTGGTGGGGGAAGAGGTTGCAGACCAGTAGTTCGAGTTTATGGTCAGGATCCGTCTTCAACAACAGCTGGTAGAAGTGCTAAGCTCTTGTTTTCAACTTCAAGGAATACAAAACACGCTCGATTCTACACACAG GAAGAGTGTGTCCTAGTGAAATTAGATTTCCATTTCCGAGTTCAAGGTGATGTTATCATTGAGTGCATTCATTTGGAAGACGACTCGGTAAGAGAAGAAATGATTTTCAGAGTCATGTTCCACACAGCATTTATCCGCTCAAACATCTTGAAGTTAAACCGTGATGAAGTTGATGTTCCGTGGGACATGAAAGTCCAGTTCCCAAAAGACTTTAAGGCAGAG GTGCTCTTTTCGGATGCTGATGCTTCATCAATTATCACCACAAATGTGTTGGCAGAAGATGAATATGAGACAGAAGGCCCTCTAACTGAAGAGTTCTTTGAAGTAGAAGAGATATTCAGCAGTACTGACACACAAGTTGGAAAAGGTGACCTAGATGCTCAAATAGCCGAAGAATATACTGTAGTTCAAGGAAGCAAATCGATTGATGACAACAAATCGATTGTTTGGAAAGATGATCTAGAACCTCATGCATTTCTGGACTGTGCATCAGATGATGGAACTCCCAAGCAGGATGGTAATCGTATTTTTAATGAACTAAAAGCTGAGAATAGGGTTGATGAGATGTACCCTGCTAAATTTGTTCGTGACAAGTCCTTCACTAAAGAAACTAAGCTGGTGACTAGTGATATGTTTAGCTCAACTGAAACTGAGACAATTCTTACCGACACCCGTGACATCTCAGATAACAAAGAAAATGAACATGAAAAGAAAGATGGTACCTTGAAGATGCTTGAAAGACATGGTTTACGAGAAAAAACTAGTGTCGGGGTGGCTGGTGGTGTCTGCGGCACTTCTGATGTTACGAACAATGTAGAGGAAGGCAAAACAAATCCTGTGGAAACTCTAGAAAAGCAAGATTCACAGCAGAAGTTGAGTGCTGATGTTCCGAAACATAACTATGATAAATCTAACCCACCAGCAACAAAAAAGCTGCCCACTCCAAGCTCGAAACCAGCTGCAGATTCAGGTAGTACCAAACAAACGTTCAAACAGCAAGATTCGCCGGGCAGTGTTTCAAAGCAGGCTAAGACGAATCAAGTATCTAGGTGGATCCCTTCTAACAAAGGCCCTTACACTAATTCAAATTATGTGGTGTATCCACCATCAAGGTATAATAGTGCACCCCCTGTGCCAGTGCCTGCGAAGGATAGTCATATCAAAAGCAATTTAAAGCCACGTCCTTCCACTTCTTTTGAAGTGATGAGTAGCCCTGAATCAATATTTTCTGAAGTAAAAGCGAAGTCGACTGCAAATAGTGTACAGGTGAAGGCACCTTCGTCCCCAGTATTAGAGGTATCAACACTAAATGTGACTCCGTTGCCTCCACCCCCATCCACAGCTACATTTTCTGTGAGCTTAAGGGCAACCGTTGCTCAGTTAAACTCTAAATCGCCTCCGCCCCCACCTCCTCCCTTGCCACCACCCCCAGCCCCCCCACCCCAGACTCCGTTTTACATTCAGAATGAAATCAGACCTTCATCTATTCCTCCATCTCCACCCCTTGTGCCACATTCCAGCACTTCCTTACATACTACTTCTCCTACTCTATTCCAACCCCCTACATCAAAAGCTTTGCTGCCCCCACCTCCTTTTTCTCGAGTTTCACCTCCACCTCCGCCTCCACCACTCCTGCCTCCTTTTTCTCATGATTCACCCACATTACCCCCAGTTTCTGTTTCACCTTCACCACCGCCTCCTCCTCCTTCTCCCTTACTTCCTTTTTCTCGAGCTCCACCTCTGCCTCCACCACTGCCCTGTACCCGAGCTCTGCCTCCACCTCCACCTCCAACCCCTCCTCCACTGCATGGATCCTCACCTCCGCCTAAGCGTGGATCCCCGCCTCCACCTCCACCTCCCCCTTTATCATCAGCGCCACCACCTCCTCCTTTAAAGCGCGGGGGACCACCTCCAGCACCTCCTCCTCCGACTCGCGGAGAAGTAGCTCCACCCCCACCACCTCCAATGTGCAGGGGACCACCTGTTCCtccaccaccaccacctccaATGTGCAGGGGACCACCTGTTCCtccaccaccaccacctccaATGTGCAGGGGACCACCTGTTCCTCCACCACCACCTTTGGTTGGTTCGTCACCGCCACCTCCTCCAGTGCATGGAGACCCTCCCCCACTACAAGGAGGACCACCTCCACCCCCTCCTCCCGGGGCACGTGGACCTCCTCCACCTCCTGGTCCACCTAGATCTTTAGGTTCCGGGCCCCCGCCCCCTCCATCATTTGGTGCTAAAGGACCAGTAGCTGATGGTAGAGGCTTGGCTTCAGGAAGAGGACGTGGGCTTCCGCGTCCAGGAGGCATGCCAGCTCCAGCAACTCGAAGATCTACCTTAAAGCCTCTTCACTGGAGCAAGGTAACCAGGGCACTGCAAGGGAGCTTATGGGAAGAATTGCAAAGGAATGCTAATCATCATAG TTCGTCAGATTTTGATGTATCAGAAATAGAGTCCCTTTTCTCTGCCACAGTCCCAAAGTCAAACAGGGCGGGTGATAAGTCAGATGACAGGCGGAAGTCCCCTGGATCTAAACCTGAAAAAGTTCACCTG GTTGATCTGAGGCGTGCAAACAACACTGAGATTATGCTCACAAAGGTCAAAATGCCGCTACCTGACATGATG GCCGCAGCTTTAGCAATGGACGAATCGATTTTGGATGCTGATCAAGTAGAAAATCTAATAAAATTTTGTCCTGTTAAAGAAGAGATGGAACTCCTCAAG AATTACCCAGGTGACAAAGAGAATCTGGGAAGGTGTGAACAG TTTTTCTTAGAGCTGATGAAGGTGCCACGAGTGGAATCTAAATTAAGGGTTTTTCTTTTCAAGATTCAGTTTAATTCCCAG ATTTCAGATCTCTCGAAGAACTTAAAATCTGTTTTTGCTGCATGTGATGAG GTTCGGAATTCTGTCAAGTTCAAGGAAATTATGAAGAAAATCTTGTATTTAGGAAATACATTAAATCAAGGAACTGCTAGGG GATCTGCGGTAGGATTCAAATTAGACAGTCTTTTGAAACTTACCGATACCCGTGCCACCAACAACAAGATGACATTAATGCATTATCTTTGTAAG GTTCTTGCTTCCAAGACCCCAACTCTACTAGACTTTCACATGGATCTTGTTAGTCTCGAAGCTGCATCAAAG ATTCAGTTGAAGACTTTAGCAGAAGAAATGCAAGCTATTATCAAGGGATTAGAAAAAGTAAATCAGGAATATGGTGCATCCGAGAATGATGGTCCAGTATCTGAAGTTTTCCGTAAG TCACTGAAGGAATTTATCATTGTTGCTGAGACTGAGGTGGCTTCTTTAACAAATTTGTATTCTGTGGCG GGTAGGAATGCAGATGCCCTGGCATTGTATTTTGGCGAGGACCCTGCTCGATGTCCGTTTGAACAAG TTACTGCAACACTCTTAAACTTTGTGAGGATGTTCAGCAAAGCTTACGACGAGAACTGTAAACAGGAAGAACTGGAAAAGAAGAAAGCCCAAAAGGAGATTGAAACAGAGAAGGCAAAGGAGATTAATCGAACAAAGAAGATCGTCACATAG
- the LOC141717742 gene encoding formin-like protein 20 isoform X2, giving the protein MALFRRFFYRKPPERLLEISERLYLFDCCFSTNVLGKDEYKSYIGGIIAQLQDYYQDASYMVFNFREGEKRSQVSDLLSQYDMTVMDYPRDYEGCSLLPLEMIYHFLRSSESWLSLEGQQNVLLMHCEKGGWPVLAFMLAGLLLYRKQYTGEQKTLEMVYKQAPKELLHLLSPINPQPSQLRYLQYISRRNLGSSWPPLDSPLALDCIILRVLPLFGGGRGCRPVVRVYGQDPSSTTAGRSAKLLFSTSRNTKHARFYTQEECVLVKLDFHFRVQGDVIIECIHLEDDSVREEMIFRVMFHTAFIRSNILKLNRDEVDVPWDMKVQFPKDFKAEVLFSDADASSIITTNVLAEDEYETEGPLTEEFFEVEEIFSSTDTQVGKGDLDAQIAEEYTVVQGSKSIDDNKSIVWKDDLEPHAFLDCASDDGTPKQDGNRIFNELKAENRVDEMYPAKFVRDKSFTKETKLVTSDMFSSTETETILTDTRDISDNKENEHEKKDGTLKMLERHGLREKTSVGVAGGVCGTSDVTNNVEEGKTNPVETLEKQDSQQKLSADVPKHNYDKSNPPATKKLPTPSSKPAADSGSTKQTFKQQDSPGSVSKQAKTNQVSRWIPSNKGPYTNSNYVVYPPSRYNSAPPVPVPAKDSHIKSNLKPRPSTSFEVMSSPESIFSEVKAKSTANSVQVKAPSSPVLEVSTLNVTPLPPPPSTATFSVSLRATVAQLNSKSPPPPPPPLPPPPAPPPQTPFYIQNEIRPSSIPPSPPLVPHSSTSLHTTSPTLFQPPTSKALLPPPPFSRVSPPPPPPPLLPPFSHDSPTLPPVSVSPSPPPPPPSPLLPFSRAPPLPPPLPCTRALPPPPPPTPPPLHGSSPPPKRGSPPPPPPPPLSSAPPPPPLKRGGPPPAPPPPTRGEVAPPPPPPMCRGPPVPPPPPLVGSSPPPPPVHGDPPPLQGGPPPPPPPGARGPPPPPGPPRSLGSGPPPPPSFGAKGPVADGRGLASGRGRGLPRPGGMPAPATRRSTLKPLHWSKVTRALQGSLWEELQRNANHHSSSDFDVSEIESLFSATVPKSNRAGDKSDDRRKSPGSKPEKVHLVDLRRANNTEIMLTKVKMPLPDMMAAALAMDESILDADQVENLIKFCPVKEEMELLKNYPGDKENLGRCEQFFLELMKVPRVESKLRVFLFKIQFNSQISDLSKNLKSVFAACDEVRNSVKFKEIMKKILYLGNTLNQGTARGSAVGFKLDSLLKLTDTRATNNKMTLMHYLCKVLASKTPTLLDFHMDLVSLEAASKIQLKTLAEEMQAIIKGLEKVNQEYGASENDGPVSEVFRKSLKEFIIVAETEVASLTNLYSVAGRNADALALYFGEDPARCPFEQVTATLLNFVRMFSKAYDENCKQEELEKKKAQKEIETEKAKEINRTKKIVT; this is encoded by the exons ATGGCGCTGTTCCGGCGGTTTTTTTATCGAAAACCGCCAGAAAGGCTCCTCGAGATCTCGGAAAGGCTTTACT TGTTTGATTGCTGCTTCTCGACTAATGTACTGGGAAAAGATGAATACAAATCATACATCGGTGGAATTATAGCTCAGCTACAGGATTATTACCAAGATGCTTCGTACATGGTTTTTAACTTTAGAGAAGGGGAAAAGAGAAGCCAAGTTTCAGATTTGTTGTCTCAGTATGATATGACAGTCATGGACTACCCTCGAGATTATGAGGGTTGTTCACTTTTACCCCTAGAAATGATCTACCACTTCTTGCGATCTAGCGAGAGTTGGTTATCTTTGGAGGGCCAACAGAACGTGTTGTTAATGCATTGTGAAAAAGGAGGCTGGCCTGTGCTTGCTTTTATGCTTGCAGGCCTGCTTTTATATCGTAAACAGTACACTGGCGAACAGAAAACCCTTGAAATGGTATACAAGCAAGCTCCAAAAGAACTTCTTCATCTTTTGTCTCCTATAAATCCACAGCCATCACAACTGAGATATCTTCAGTACATTTCCCGGAGAAATTTAGGTTCTAGTTGGCCGCCTTTAGATTCACCTCTTGCTTTGGATTGCATTATTCTTAGAGTTCTACCCTTGTTTGGTGGGGGAAGAGGTTGCAGACCAGTAGTTCGAGTTTATGGTCAGGATCCGTCTTCAACAACAGCTGGTAGAAGTGCTAAGCTCTTGTTTTCAACTTCAAGGAATACAAAACACGCTCGATTCTACACACAG GAAGAGTGTGTCCTAGTGAAATTAGATTTCCATTTCCGAGTTCAAGGTGATGTTATCATTGAGTGCATTCATTTGGAAGACGACTCGGTAAGAGAAGAAATGATTTTCAGAGTCATGTTCCACACAGCATTTATCCGCTCAAACATCTTGAAGTTAAACCGTGATGAAGTTGATGTTCCGTGGGACATGAAAGTCCAGTTCCCAAAAGACTTTAAGGCAGAG GTGCTCTTTTCGGATGCTGATGCTTCATCAATTATCACCACAAATGTGTTGGCAGAAGATGAATATGAGACAGAAGGCCCTCTAACTGAAGAGTTCTTTGAAGTAGAAGAGATATTCAGCAGTACTGACACACAAGTTGGAAAAGGTGACCTAGATGCTCAAATAGCCGAAGAATATACTGTAGTTCAAGGAAGCAAATCGATTGATGACAACAAATCGATTGTTTGGAAAGATGATCTAGAACCTCATGCATTTCTGGACTGTGCATCAGATGATGGAACTCCCAAGCAGGATGGTAATCGTATTTTTAATGAACTAAAAGCTGAGAATAGGGTTGATGAGATGTACCCTGCTAAATTTGTTCGTGACAAGTCCTTCACTAAAGAAACTAAGCTGGTGACTAGTGATATGTTTAGCTCAACTGAAACTGAGACAATTCTTACCGACACCCGTGACATCTCAGATAACAAAGAAAATGAACATGAAAAGAAAGATGGTACCTTGAAGATGCTTGAAAGACATGGTTTACGAGAAAAAACTAGTGTCGGGGTGGCTGGTGGTGTCTGCGGCACTTCTGATGTTACGAACAATGTAGAGGAAGGCAAAACAAATCCTGTGGAAACTCTAGAAAAGCAAGATTCACAGCAGAAGTTGAGTGCTGATGTTCCGAAACATAACTATGATAAATCTAACCCACCAGCAACAAAAAAGCTGCCCACTCCAAGCTCGAAACCAGCTGCAGATTCAGGTAGTACCAAACAAACGTTCAAACAGCAAGATTCGCCGGGCAGTGTTTCAAAGCAGGCTAAGACGAATCAAGTATCTAGGTGGATCCCTTCTAACAAAGGCCCTTACACTAATTCAAATTATGTGGTGTATCCACCATCAAGGTATAATAGTGCACCCCCTGTGCCAGTGCCTGCGAAGGATAGTCATATCAAAAGCAATTTAAAGCCACGTCCTTCCACTTCTTTTGAAGTGATGAGTAGCCCTGAATCAATATTTTCTGAAGTAAAAGCGAAGTCGACTGCAAATAGTGTACAGGTGAAGGCACCTTCGTCCCCAGTATTAGAGGTATCAACACTAAATGTGACTCCGTTGCCTCCACCCCCATCCACAGCTACATTTTCTGTGAGCTTAAGGGCAACCGTTGCTCAGTTAAACTCTAAATCGCCTCCGCCCCCACCTCCTCCCTTGCCACCACCCCCAGCCCCCCCACCCCAGACTCCGTTTTACATTCAGAATGAAATCAGACCTTCATCTATTCCTCCATCTCCACCCCTTGTGCCACATTCCAGCACTTCCTTACATACTACTTCTCCTACTCTATTCCAACCCCCTACATCAAAAGCTTTGCTGCCCCCACCTCCTTTTTCTCGAGTTTCACCTCCACCTCCGCCTCCACCACTCCTGCCTCCTTTTTCTCATGATTCACCCACATTACCCCCAGTTTCTGTTTCACCTTCACCACCGCCTCCTCCTCCTTCTCCCTTACTTCCTTTTTCTCGAGCTCCACCTCTGCCTCCACCACTGCCCTGTACCCGAGCTCTGCCTCCACCTCCACCTCCAACCCCTCCTCCACTGCATGGATCCTCACCTCCGCCTAAGCGTGGATCCCCGCCTCCACCTCCACCTCCCCCTTTATCATCAGCGCCACCACCTCCTCCTTTAAAGCGCGGGGGACCACCTCCAGCACCTCCTCCTCCGACTCGCGGAGAAGTAGCTCCACCCCCACCACCTCCAATGTGCAGGGGACCAC CTGTTCCTCCACCACCACCTTTGGTTGGTTCGTCACCGCCACCTCCTCCAGTGCATGGAGACCCTCCCCCACTACAAGGAGGACCACCTCCACCCCCTCCTCCCGGGGCACGTGGACCTCCTCCACCTCCTGGTCCACCTAGATCTTTAGGTTCCGGGCCCCCGCCCCCTCCATCATTTGGTGCTAAAGGACCAGTAGCTGATGGTAGAGGCTTGGCTTCAGGAAGAGGACGTGGGCTTCCGCGTCCAGGAGGCATGCCAGCTCCAGCAACTCGAAGATCTACCTTAAAGCCTCTTCACTGGAGCAAGGTAACCAGGGCACTGCAAGGGAGCTTATGGGAAGAATTGCAAAGGAATGCTAATCATCATAG TTCGTCAGATTTTGATGTATCAGAAATAGAGTCCCTTTTCTCTGCCACAGTCCCAAAGTCAAACAGGGCGGGTGATAAGTCAGATGACAGGCGGAAGTCCCCTGGATCTAAACCTGAAAAAGTTCACCTG GTTGATCTGAGGCGTGCAAACAACACTGAGATTATGCTCACAAAGGTCAAAATGCCGCTACCTGACATGATG GCCGCAGCTTTAGCAATGGACGAATCGATTTTGGATGCTGATCAAGTAGAAAATCTAATAAAATTTTGTCCTGTTAAAGAAGAGATGGAACTCCTCAAG AATTACCCAGGTGACAAAGAGAATCTGGGAAGGTGTGAACAG TTTTTCTTAGAGCTGATGAAGGTGCCACGAGTGGAATCTAAATTAAGGGTTTTTCTTTTCAAGATTCAGTTTAATTCCCAG ATTTCAGATCTCTCGAAGAACTTAAAATCTGTTTTTGCTGCATGTGATGAG GTTCGGAATTCTGTCAAGTTCAAGGAAATTATGAAGAAAATCTTGTATTTAGGAAATACATTAAATCAAGGAACTGCTAGGG GATCTGCGGTAGGATTCAAATTAGACAGTCTTTTGAAACTTACCGATACCCGTGCCACCAACAACAAGATGACATTAATGCATTATCTTTGTAAG GTTCTTGCTTCCAAGACCCCAACTCTACTAGACTTTCACATGGATCTTGTTAGTCTCGAAGCTGCATCAAAG ATTCAGTTGAAGACTTTAGCAGAAGAAATGCAAGCTATTATCAAGGGATTAGAAAAAGTAAATCAGGAATATGGTGCATCCGAGAATGATGGTCCAGTATCTGAAGTTTTCCGTAAG TCACTGAAGGAATTTATCATTGTTGCTGAGACTGAGGTGGCTTCTTTAACAAATTTGTATTCTGTGGCG GGTAGGAATGCAGATGCCCTGGCATTGTATTTTGGCGAGGACCCTGCTCGATGTCCGTTTGAACAAG TTACTGCAACACTCTTAAACTTTGTGAGGATGTTCAGCAAAGCTTACGACGAGAACTGTAAACAGGAAGAACTGGAAAAGAAGAAAGCCCAAAAGGAGATTGAAACAGAGAAGGCAAAGGAGATTAATCGAACAAAGAAGATCGTCACATAG
- the LOC141716652 gene encoding uncharacterized protein LOC141716652: MQTKQQQKRWMLKLRAKANKLKLEGKRLFSGCKFSMFCIKVFKKKSAAIKLKTETPVSVVPKSKSLKYKIFKILKKLGIKRTKNKDAGAEINARAERLSDKNVHENSRAGSAQGLRSQLQPNPVGNNGQGVRENDVTEKMIGGLIIMSHYFLMVNKYVGSNKPNHLLIFVISMAMGYFTITCMRSIDQIEDFISGLISRACSCYVLL; this comes from the exons ATGCAGACAAAGCAGCAGCAAAAGCGATGGATGCTTAAACTCAGAGCCAAGGCCAATAAGTTGAAACTCGAAGGCAAACGGCTGTTTTCGGGTTGCAAATTCTCAATGTTCTGTATTAAGGTGTTCAAGAAAAAATCAGCGGCGATCAAGCTGAAAACCGAAACACCAGTTTCTGTTGTTCCGAAATCTAAGTCTCTGAAATACAAAATATTCAAGATTCTTAAGAAACTCGGGATCAAACGGACCAAGAACAAAGATGCAGGTGCTGAGATAAACGCAAGAGCTGAACGTTTAAGCGATAAG AATGTTCATGAAAATAGTCGAGCTGGATCTGCTCAGGGCTTGCGTTCCCAACTG CAACCAAATCCTGTAGGTAATAACGGACAAGGCGTTAGGGAGAATGATGTTACAGAGAAAATGATAGGGGGTTTGATCATAATGTCGCACTATTTTTTAATGGTGAACAAGTATGTGGGAAGTAACAAACCAAACCATCTGCTGATATTTGTCATTTCAATGGCCATGGGTTATTTCACCATCACATGTATGCGGAGTATCGACCAAATTGAAGACTTCATATCAGGCCTGATTTCGAGAGCTTGCAGTTGTTACGTTCTGCTGTGA